The following coding sequences are from one Diprion similis isolate iyDipSimi1 chromosome 9, iyDipSimi1.1, whole genome shotgun sequence window:
- the LOC124410632 gene encoding protein disabled isoform X5, whose amino-acid sequence MSDSRAFGYIFGSPDTGHRFFGIKTDKAASQVVLAMRDLFQVVFDLKKKEIELAKQHIEQNAIKFRSGIFVEPAPDTKGAAGSEAVAHRIRALNSEAEKPAERKPEVQGGVIADLLDLQFELNSLQQGIHQMDKITPDNPRPPSEDPFETDPFGDSFANMKLSEMSQARETVQPILPPPPSSTKRGHLERQQTVPAVTTSTTSSPATTLASRTPPPQGSVHWFDKETENLFNEGELSSLAMKAAAGNHNSSGDKERDSTSLSVTPTLRKSPQIDVFTELDPLGTGLIKPYVDKKDFFQHLKNPPKKVLKDLVTTTSGDTFPANFNLAQDPLEPIPVQGAPLGSGSEGFEDSNFADFNSFETADQILVSKTDSPKARRMSSPRALHLQPLSVSLPPEEVPPTKSVSKSESKESTEGVQALVRLPSPKKYLQSVRKREFDIDLAGSRGQSVDRPFPVDFTSNNDSPASPLRSCSSDANSRLSSSSAELDIVPEPPPRGAGSILINPPPLPPKKQGGRSVVKPPPRPPHTDGHFHYDFIERKEASPSPTRKDLRKSPGGKDIRNRFDDDFSPPPPAPPQLPKRSDLVNAFPTAKFEDSFTTMAPTTISSLLHSGSTTTTTSVTETQKAKPSLDITLSQLTSTNLGDLANALGMNVTELTSLTLQELTKCLASLTAKENAASEAKERKEPEVPAKVYPVKQAESSFVFGEPLFKADFDQGIKQTEQNAYDKYAVFRELLELEQQKQDREASEEEEKRRDMDEPEVDVEEADKVQTEEEMETERTSPDRLEDDQKIVENQDKNSIIPKCLTVELPPIVKQAPKAEAEDDDLDDTMNGSTEEKEDSKEEDEEPVGEREKEESRVEEMVGSAKEETKVETDKEVDSNGVEQAEEPESKEDPKIVMMEKTETKLSSDRYAALREIIEETVEQTTKEDREDQVEETMSGSPSHTSNTGFKSTPASVDLMSLFSKPLTNSLRNSPSSPKKVADKKEDDLKLVSMEIFEEVLISGGTQKLSSSQPTVGSTSGFEDTFSPFPPAEGKPEKDDGKDDANWAKFDSNVFHSDKSSGEGAGSIGGTSPWSPDGKEFQVKDEPPFKPAVNRNSGDSDNEWKDEEESEGSNGRPRDDAFWGSGGKPPPPRHQAGFEDPRGYYDHGSPPPPGPVDKERGFRERPVRKGRGSSWGKGAHRSRDVSPWHEEQCNVGRWEDDHRGLRYSRKIPYKDHSGGEEEPYKGHWKCRPKQSSKPRPWSGDREGFWAQDHPSYEEERKRRMALWAEEDRDRFSSQESMGYDEDERWARRWSNEYERRRCREEEGGRFWGRRGPETEYTYPREPYRLHEAGRCCSRERPRDYAPSGWEDEYGEERGEDSPRYSAARKRVWPKRPNSATENRNAEPSYVEPRPKYAVSRSECSDNDSDAYMHRPRRSRSRESYWGSDQEFEGWPERCWSEGPDGPPTKSDTLHRRRMNRHKSRAQTKSQGSPFEDDFTQEPGETSSDPFVATGPESRLTVDVEQQKIPVETAALSPRGGSKDQALRREPRSYKRSGYRHSPFEDELTPTASVSSDTSDRQRLGSDLKATPEELPRDTKDPLSADGFVSEDSGRDSFFNGDPRFDDDAFNFKSELDDCVPERATTLPLKSSRQMKCSAGGKIKSDMQYIKKSESVNIFVRESDPFDDDDFFN is encoded by the exons ATGAGCGACTCGAGGGCTTTTGGTTACATATTCGGATCACCGGACACGGGACATCGATTCTTCGGCATCAAAACCGACAAGGCAGCCAGTCag GTCGTTTTGGCGATGCGAGATCTATTCCAGGTCGTTTTCGATCTTAAGAAGAAGGAGATCGAGCTTGCCAAACAGCACATCGAACAAAATGCAATCAAATTTCGGAGCGGTATATTCGTGGAGCCGGCGCCTGATACGAAG GGTGCCGCCGGAAGCGAGGCAGTCGCTCACAGGATAAGGGCGCTTAATTCAGAGGCGGAAAAGCCGGCGGAGCGAAAGCCCGAGGTCCAGGGTGGCGTGATAGCCGATCTCCTCGATCTGCAGTTCGAGCTGAACTCACTGCAGCAGGGAATCCATCAGATGGATAAAATCACGCCGGACAATCCAAGGCCGCCATCCGAAGACCCCTTCGAGACTGACCCGTTCGGTGATTCGTTCGCCAACATGAAG CTTTCCGAAATGTCTCAGGCGAGGGAAACCGTTCAGCCAATCCTCCCGCCGCCACCATCTTCTACGAAAAGGGGACACCTTGAACGACAACAAACTGTTCCTGCCGTCACCACGTCAACCACTTCCAGTCCAGCCACCACTTTAGCTAGCAGAACTCCACCACCTCAGGGCTCCGTTCACTGGTTTGATAAGGAAACTGAGAACCTATTTAACGAGGGAGAGCTGTCCAGTCTTGCCATGAAGGCTGCGGCTGGAAACCATAATTCCTCCGGGGATAAGGAACGGGATTCT ACATCGTTGAGCGTGACGCCAACGCTTCGAAAGAGTCCGCAGATCGACGTGTTCACGGAGTTGGACCCGCTGGGAACGGGTCTGATAAAACCGTACGTGGACAAGAAAGACTTCTTCCAGCATTTGAAGAACCCGCCGAAGAAGGTGCTGAAGGACCTGGTGACGACTACCTCAGGTGACACGTTTCCGGCGAACTTCAACCTCGCTCAAGATCCTCTGGAGCCGATTCCCGTGCAGGGAGCGCCGCTGGGAAGTGGAAGCGAAGGATTTGAAGACAGCAACTTCGCGGACTTCAACAGCTTTGAGACCGCTGACCAGATCCTGGTGTCCAAAACCGACTCGCCGAAAGCACGCCGTATGAGTTCGCCGCGAGCCCTGCACCTTCAACCCCTTTCAGTATCGCTTCCACCGGAAGAAGTGCCGCCGACGAAGAGTGTCAGTAAGTCCGAGTCTAAGGAGTCGACGGAGGGCGTTCAGGCTTTGGTGAGGCTTCCCAGTCCTAAGAAGTACCTGCAGTCGGTACGGAAGCGGGAGTTCGACATTGATCTGGCCGGAAGTCGGGGCcagtccgtggaccggccgtTTCCGGTCGATTTCACGTCCAATAACGACTCCCCGGCTTCACCGTTACGCTCTTGTTCCTCGGACGCTAACTCTCGGCTCTCAAGCTCGAGCGCGGAGCTTGATATAGTGCCAGAACCACCGCCTCGTGGCGCCGGAAGCATCCTAATAAACCCGCCGCCACTTCCGCCGAAGAAGCAAGGTGGAAGGAGCGTCGTAAAGCCGCCGCCAAGGCCACCTCACACCGATGGTCACTTCCATTATGACTTCATTGAGCGGAAGGAGGCCTCACCGTCACCGACGAGGAAGGACCTGCGAAAGAGTCCTGGGGGCAAGGACATCAGGAACAGATTTGACGACGACTTTAGTCCTCCACCTCCAGCTCCACCTCAGCTCCCGAAGAGATCGGACCTCGTGAATGCCTTCCCGACCGCCAAGTTCGAGGACTCATTCACGACCATGGCGCCAACCACCATCTCGTCTCTGCTGCATAGCGGCTCGACGACCACCACCACTAGCGTAACCGAAACTCAGAAGGCCAAACCCTCCCTCGATATCACCCTTAGCCAGTTGACGTCTACCAATCTTGGTGACCTTGCCAACGCTCTCGGGATGAACGTTACGGAACTGACAAGTCTCACTCTTCAGGAACTCACCAAGTGTCTTGCCTCACTCACGGCTAAAGAGAACGCAGCATCTGAAGCCAAGGAGCGAAAGGAGCCCGAAGTACCGGCCAAGGTGTATCCTGTCAAGCAGGCTGAAAGCTCCTTCGTTTTCGGGGAACCGCTTTTCAAAGCCGATTTTGATCAGGGTATCAAACAGACCGAGCAGAACGCCTACGACAAGTACGCTGTCTTTAGGGAACTCTTGGAACTTGAACAGCAGAAACAGGATCGCGAGGCTAGtgaggaagaggagaagagGCGGGATATGGATGAACCGGAAGTCGACGTGGAAGAGGCTGACAAAGTCCAGACGGAAGAGGAGATGGAGACGGAGAGGACGTCGCCCGACCGGCTGGAAGATGATCAGAAGATCGTTGAGAACCAGGACAAGAACTCGATCATCCCGAAATGTTTGACCGTTGAACTACCACCGATCGTTAAGCAGGCTCCGAAGGCCGAGGCTGAGGACGATGACCTTGACGATACGATGAACGGCTCTACCGAGGAGAAAGAGGATTCGAAAGAAGAGGACGAGGAGCCAGTAGGTGAACGGGAGAAAGAGGAAAGCAGAGTGGAGGAGATGGTTGGATCAGCGAAAGAAGAGACCAAAGTGGAAACTGATAAGGAGGTGGATTCGAACGGGGTCGAACAAGCGGAGGAGCCGGAAAGCAAAGAGGATCCGAAGATTGTGATGATGGAAAAAACGGAGACAAAATTATCGAGCGACAGATACGCGGCCTTGCGAGAAATAATCGAGGAGACTGTCGAACAGACGACAAAAGAGGACAGAGAGGATCAAGTAGAGGAGACGATGAGCGGAAGTCCGTCGCATACGTCGAATACGGGGTTCAAATCCACGCCAGCGAGTGTCGATCTGATGAGCCTCTTCTCAAAGCCGCTGACGAACTCCCTCAGGAATTCTCCAAGCAGCCCGAAGAAGGTCGCAGACAAAAAAGAAGACGACCTGAAGTTAGTCTCGATGGAAATTTTCGAGGAGGTACTGATCAGCGGCGGGACCCAGAAGCTGAGCTCGAGTCAGCCGACGGTTGGAAGCACTTCCGGGTTCGAGGACACCTTCTCCCCTTTTCCGCCCGCTGAGGGTAAGCCTGAAAAGGACGATGGCAAGGACGATGCCAACTGGGCAAAATTCGACTCCAACGTCTTCCATTCGGACAAATCGTCCGGCGAGGGTGCCGGATCCATCGGAGGTACGTCGCCGTGGTCTCCCGATGGCAAGGAGTTCCAAGTCAAGGACGAGCCACCCTTCAAACCAGCCGTTAATCGCAACTCCGGGGACAGTGACAACGAGTGGAAAGACGAGGAGGAGAGCGAGGGCAGCAACGGACGGCCTAGGGACGACGCTTTCTGGGGGAGCGGTGGCAAGCCACCACCACCTCGACATCAGGCCGGGTTTGAGGACCCGCGGGGCTACTACGATCACGGTAGCCCACCACCTCCGGGGCCCGTTGACAAGGAAAGGGGCTTCCGGGAACGCCCAGTGCGCAAGGGGCGCGGTTCGTCCTGGGGAAAGGGGGCGCACAGGTCGAGGGACGTTTCGCCGTGGCACGAGGAGCAGTGCAATGTt GGCCGGTGGGAGGACGATCACCGAGGACTGCGCTACTCGCGGAAGATCCCGTACAAGGACCACTCAGGTGGCGAAGAGGAGCCTTACAAAGGTCACTGGAAATGCCGACCGAAGCAGAGTAGCAAACCGCGTCCATGGAGCGGGGACCGAGAGGGTTTCTGGGCGCAGGATCACCCGTCCTACGAGGAGGAGCGCAAGCGCAGAATGGCGCTGTGGGCCGAAGAGGATCGGGACCGTTTCAGCAGCCAGGAGAGCATGGGCTACGACGAGGACGAGCGGTGGGCCCGACGCTGGTCGAACGAATACGAGCGGCGGCGGTGCCGCGAGGAGGAGGGGGGCCGGTTCTGGGGGCGGCGGGGGCCTGAGACCGAGTACACCTACCCACGAGAGCCCTACCGCCTCCACGAGGCGGGACGATGCTGTAGCCGCGAGCGACCTCGTGACTACGCGCCGTCGGGGTGGGAGGACGAGTACGGCGAGGAGAGGGGGGAGGACTCGCCGCGCTACTCGGCCGCGCGCAAGCGCGTCTGGCCCAAACGGCCTAACAGCGCGACGGAGAACCGAAACGCGGAGCCGAGTTACGTGGAGCCGAGGCCGAAGTACGCCGTCTCGCGCTCCGAGTGCAGCGACAACGATTCGGACGCTTACATGCATCGGCCGCGGCGTTCGCGCAGCCGCGAGAGCTACTGGGGCAGCGACCAGGAGTTCGAAGGGTGGCCGGAgcgctgctggtccgaggggCCCGACGGGCCCCCGACGAAAAGCGATACGCTGCACCGGCGCAGGATGAACCGGCACAAGTCTCGGGCGCAGACTAAGTCCCAGGGGTCACCGTTCGAGGACGATTTTACCCAGGAACCAGGGGAGACGTCGAGCGATCCCTTCGTCGCTACGGGACCGGAGTCTCGTCTCACCGTCGACGTCGAGCAGCAGAAAATCCCGGTCGAAACTGCTGCCCTCAGTCCCCGAGGTGGTAGTAAGGATCAAGCCTTGAGGAGGGAGCCGAGGTCCTACAAGCGGAGCGGTTACCGGCACTCGCCTTTCGAGGACGAACTCACACCGACGGCCAGCGTTTCGAGTGACACCTCCGACCGGCAGAGGCTTGGTTCGGACCTTAAAGCCACCCCCGAGGAACTCCCGAGGGACACCAAGGACCCCTTGTCTGCCGATGGTTTTGTCTCCGAGGATAGCGGGAGggattcattttttaacggtGATCCAAGGTTCGACGATGAcgcttttaattttaaatctgaatTGGACGATTGCGTACCCGAACGCGCTACTACTTTACCACTCAAAAGTTCCCGCCAAATGAAGTGCTCCGCTGGCGGGAAAATCAAATCCGATATGCAGTACATAAAGAAATCCGAATCCGTTAATATATTTGTTCGCGAAAGCGATCCTTTCGacgatgatgatttttttaactga
- the LOC124410632 gene encoding protein disabled isoform X6, which yields MRDLFQVVFDLKKKEIELAKQHIEQNAIKFRSGIFVEPAPDTKGAAGSEAVAHRIRALNSEAEKPAERKPEVQGGVIADLLDLQFELNSLQQGIHQMDKITPDNPRPPSEDPFETDPFGDSFANMKLSEMSQARETVQPILPPPPSSTKRGHLERQQTVPAVTTSTTSSPATTLASRTPPPQGSVHWFDKETENLFNEGELSSLAMKAAAGNHNSSGDKERDSTSLSVTPTLRKSPQIDVFTELDPLGTGLIKPYVDKKDFFQHLKNPPKKVLKDLVTTTSGDTFPANFNLAQDPLEPIPVQGAPLGSGSEGFEDSNFADFNSFETADQILVSKTDSPKARRMSSPRALHLQPLSVSLPPEEVPPTKSVSKSESKESTEGVQALVRLPSPKKYLQSVRKREFDIDLAGSRGQSVDRPFPVDFTSNNDSPASPLRSCSSDANSRLSSSSAELDIVPEPPPRGAGSILINPPPLPPKKQGGRSVVKPPPRPPHTDGHFHYDFIERKEASPSPTRKDLRKSPGGKDIRNRFDDDFSPPPPAPPQLPKRSDLVNAFPTAKFEDSFTTMAPTTISSLLHSGSTTTTTSVTETQKAKPSLDITLSQLTSTNLGDLANALGMNVTELTSLTLQELTKCLASLTAKENAASEAKERKEPEVPAKVYPVKQAESSFVFGEPLFKADFDQGIKQTEQNAYDKYAVFRELLELEQQKQDREASEEEEKRRDMDEPEVDVEEADKVQTEEEMETERTSPDRLEDDQKIVENQDKNSIIPKCLTVELPPIVKQAPKAEAEDDDLDDTMNGSTEEKEDSKEEDEEPVGEREKEESRVEEMVGSAKEETKVETDKEVDSNGVEQAEEPESKEDPKIVMMEKTETKLSSDRYAALREIIEETVEQTTKEDREDQVEETMSGSPSHTSNTGFKSTPASVDLMSLFSKPLTNSLRNSPSSPKKVADKKEDDLKLVSMEIFEEVLISGGTQKLSSSQPTVGSTSGFEDTFSPFPPAEGKPEKDDGKDDANWAKFDSNVFHSDKSSGEGAGSIGGTSPWSPDGKEFQVKDEPPFKPAVNRNSGDSDNEWKDEEESEGSNGRPRDDAFWGSGGKPPPPRHQAGFEDPRGYYDHGSPPPPGPVDKERGFRERPVRKGRGSSWGKGAHRSRDVSPWHEEQCNVGRWEDDHRGLRYSRKIPYKDHSGGEEEPYKGHWKCRPKQSSKPRPWSGDREGFWAQDHPSYEEERKRRMALWAEEDRDRFSSQESMGYDEDERWARRWSNEYERRRCREEEGGRFWGRRGPETEYTYPREPYRLHEAGRCCSRERPRDYAPSGWEDEYGEERGEDSPRYSAARKRVWPKRPNSATENRNAEPSYVEPRPKYAVSRSECSDNDSDAYMHRPRRSRSRESYWGSDQEFEGWPERCWSEGPDGPPTKSDTLHRRRMNRHKSRAQTKSQGSPFEDDFTQEPGETSSDPFVATGPESRLTVDVEQQKIPVETAALSPRGGSKDQALRREPRSYKRSGYRHSPFEDELTPTASVSSDTSDRQRLGSDLKATPEELPRDTKDPLSADGFVSEDSGRDSFFNGDPRFDDDAFNFKSELDDCVPERATTLPLKSSRQMKCSAGGKIKSDMQYIKKSESVNIFVRESDPFDDDDFFN from the exons ATGCGAGATCTATTCCAGGTCGTTTTCGATCTTAAGAAGAAGGAGATCGAGCTTGCCAAACAGCACATCGAACAAAATGCAATCAAATTTCGGAGCGGTATATTCGTGGAGCCGGCGCCTGATACGAAG GGTGCCGCCGGAAGCGAGGCAGTCGCTCACAGGATAAGGGCGCTTAATTCAGAGGCGGAAAAGCCGGCGGAGCGAAAGCCCGAGGTCCAGGGTGGCGTGATAGCCGATCTCCTCGATCTGCAGTTCGAGCTGAACTCACTGCAGCAGGGAATCCATCAGATGGATAAAATCACGCCGGACAATCCAAGGCCGCCATCCGAAGACCCCTTCGAGACTGACCCGTTCGGTGATTCGTTCGCCAACATGAAG CTTTCCGAAATGTCTCAGGCGAGGGAAACCGTTCAGCCAATCCTCCCGCCGCCACCATCTTCTACGAAAAGGGGACACCTTGAACGACAACAAACTGTTCCTGCCGTCACCACGTCAACCACTTCCAGTCCAGCCACCACTTTAGCTAGCAGAACTCCACCACCTCAGGGCTCCGTTCACTGGTTTGATAAGGAAACTGAGAACCTATTTAACGAGGGAGAGCTGTCCAGTCTTGCCATGAAGGCTGCGGCTGGAAACCATAATTCCTCCGGGGATAAGGAACGGGATTCT ACATCGTTGAGCGTGACGCCAACGCTTCGAAAGAGTCCGCAGATCGACGTGTTCACGGAGTTGGACCCGCTGGGAACGGGTCTGATAAAACCGTACGTGGACAAGAAAGACTTCTTCCAGCATTTGAAGAACCCGCCGAAGAAGGTGCTGAAGGACCTGGTGACGACTACCTCAGGTGACACGTTTCCGGCGAACTTCAACCTCGCTCAAGATCCTCTGGAGCCGATTCCCGTGCAGGGAGCGCCGCTGGGAAGTGGAAGCGAAGGATTTGAAGACAGCAACTTCGCGGACTTCAACAGCTTTGAGACCGCTGACCAGATCCTGGTGTCCAAAACCGACTCGCCGAAAGCACGCCGTATGAGTTCGCCGCGAGCCCTGCACCTTCAACCCCTTTCAGTATCGCTTCCACCGGAAGAAGTGCCGCCGACGAAGAGTGTCAGTAAGTCCGAGTCTAAGGAGTCGACGGAGGGCGTTCAGGCTTTGGTGAGGCTTCCCAGTCCTAAGAAGTACCTGCAGTCGGTACGGAAGCGGGAGTTCGACATTGATCTGGCCGGAAGTCGGGGCcagtccgtggaccggccgtTTCCGGTCGATTTCACGTCCAATAACGACTCCCCGGCTTCACCGTTACGCTCTTGTTCCTCGGACGCTAACTCTCGGCTCTCAAGCTCGAGCGCGGAGCTTGATATAGTGCCAGAACCACCGCCTCGTGGCGCCGGAAGCATCCTAATAAACCCGCCGCCACTTCCGCCGAAGAAGCAAGGTGGAAGGAGCGTCGTAAAGCCGCCGCCAAGGCCACCTCACACCGATGGTCACTTCCATTATGACTTCATTGAGCGGAAGGAGGCCTCACCGTCACCGACGAGGAAGGACCTGCGAAAGAGTCCTGGGGGCAAGGACATCAGGAACAGATTTGACGACGACTTTAGTCCTCCACCTCCAGCTCCACCTCAGCTCCCGAAGAGATCGGACCTCGTGAATGCCTTCCCGACCGCCAAGTTCGAGGACTCATTCACGACCATGGCGCCAACCACCATCTCGTCTCTGCTGCATAGCGGCTCGACGACCACCACCACTAGCGTAACCGAAACTCAGAAGGCCAAACCCTCCCTCGATATCACCCTTAGCCAGTTGACGTCTACCAATCTTGGTGACCTTGCCAACGCTCTCGGGATGAACGTTACGGAACTGACAAGTCTCACTCTTCAGGAACTCACCAAGTGTCTTGCCTCACTCACGGCTAAAGAGAACGCAGCATCTGAAGCCAAGGAGCGAAAGGAGCCCGAAGTACCGGCCAAGGTGTATCCTGTCAAGCAGGCTGAAAGCTCCTTCGTTTTCGGGGAACCGCTTTTCAAAGCCGATTTTGATCAGGGTATCAAACAGACCGAGCAGAACGCCTACGACAAGTACGCTGTCTTTAGGGAACTCTTGGAACTTGAACAGCAGAAACAGGATCGCGAGGCTAGtgaggaagaggagaagagGCGGGATATGGATGAACCGGAAGTCGACGTGGAAGAGGCTGACAAAGTCCAGACGGAAGAGGAGATGGAGACGGAGAGGACGTCGCCCGACCGGCTGGAAGATGATCAGAAGATCGTTGAGAACCAGGACAAGAACTCGATCATCCCGAAATGTTTGACCGTTGAACTACCACCGATCGTTAAGCAGGCTCCGAAGGCCGAGGCTGAGGACGATGACCTTGACGATACGATGAACGGCTCTACCGAGGAGAAAGAGGATTCGAAAGAAGAGGACGAGGAGCCAGTAGGTGAACGGGAGAAAGAGGAAAGCAGAGTGGAGGAGATGGTTGGATCAGCGAAAGAAGAGACCAAAGTGGAAACTGATAAGGAGGTGGATTCGAACGGGGTCGAACAAGCGGAGGAGCCGGAAAGCAAAGAGGATCCGAAGATTGTGATGATGGAAAAAACGGAGACAAAATTATCGAGCGACAGATACGCGGCCTTGCGAGAAATAATCGAGGAGACTGTCGAACAGACGACAAAAGAGGACAGAGAGGATCAAGTAGAGGAGACGATGAGCGGAAGTCCGTCGCATACGTCGAATACGGGGTTCAAATCCACGCCAGCGAGTGTCGATCTGATGAGCCTCTTCTCAAAGCCGCTGACGAACTCCCTCAGGAATTCTCCAAGCAGCCCGAAGAAGGTCGCAGACAAAAAAGAAGACGACCTGAAGTTAGTCTCGATGGAAATTTTCGAGGAGGTACTGATCAGCGGCGGGACCCAGAAGCTGAGCTCGAGTCAGCCGACGGTTGGAAGCACTTCCGGGTTCGAGGACACCTTCTCCCCTTTTCCGCCCGCTGAGGGTAAGCCTGAAAAGGACGATGGCAAGGACGATGCCAACTGGGCAAAATTCGACTCCAACGTCTTCCATTCGGACAAATCGTCCGGCGAGGGTGCCGGATCCATCGGAGGTACGTCGCCGTGGTCTCCCGATGGCAAGGAGTTCCAAGTCAAGGACGAGCCACCCTTCAAACCAGCCGTTAATCGCAACTCCGGGGACAGTGACAACGAGTGGAAAGACGAGGAGGAGAGCGAGGGCAGCAACGGACGGCCTAGGGACGACGCTTTCTGGGGGAGCGGTGGCAAGCCACCACCACCTCGACATCAGGCCGGGTTTGAGGACCCGCGGGGCTACTACGATCACGGTAGCCCACCACCTCCGGGGCCCGTTGACAAGGAAAGGGGCTTCCGGGAACGCCCAGTGCGCAAGGGGCGCGGTTCGTCCTGGGGAAAGGGGGCGCACAGGTCGAGGGACGTTTCGCCGTGGCACGAGGAGCAGTGCAATGTt GGCCGGTGGGAGGACGATCACCGAGGACTGCGCTACTCGCGGAAGATCCCGTACAAGGACCACTCAGGTGGCGAAGAGGAGCCTTACAAAGGTCACTGGAAATGCCGACCGAAGCAGAGTAGCAAACCGCGTCCATGGAGCGGGGACCGAGAGGGTTTCTGGGCGCAGGATCACCCGTCCTACGAGGAGGAGCGCAAGCGCAGAATGGCGCTGTGGGCCGAAGAGGATCGGGACCGTTTCAGCAGCCAGGAGAGCATGGGCTACGACGAGGACGAGCGGTGGGCCCGACGCTGGTCGAACGAATACGAGCGGCGGCGGTGCCGCGAGGAGGAGGGGGGCCGGTTCTGGGGGCGGCGGGGGCCTGAGACCGAGTACACCTACCCACGAGAGCCCTACCGCCTCCACGAGGCGGGACGATGCTGTAGCCGCGAGCGACCTCGTGACTACGCGCCGTCGGGGTGGGAGGACGAGTACGGCGAGGAGAGGGGGGAGGACTCGCCGCGCTACTCGGCCGCGCGCAAGCGCGTCTGGCCCAAACGGCCTAACAGCGCGACGGAGAACCGAAACGCGGAGCCGAGTTACGTGGAGCCGAGGCCGAAGTACGCCGTCTCGCGCTCCGAGTGCAGCGACAACGATTCGGACGCTTACATGCATCGGCCGCGGCGTTCGCGCAGCCGCGAGAGCTACTGGGGCAGCGACCAGGAGTTCGAAGGGTGGCCGGAgcgctgctggtccgaggggCCCGACGGGCCCCCGACGAAAAGCGATACGCTGCACCGGCGCAGGATGAACCGGCACAAGTCTCGGGCGCAGACTAAGTCCCAGGGGTCACCGTTCGAGGACGATTTTACCCAGGAACCAGGGGAGACGTCGAGCGATCCCTTCGTCGCTACGGGACCGGAGTCTCGTCTCACCGTCGACGTCGAGCAGCAGAAAATCCCGGTCGAAACTGCTGCCCTCAGTCCCCGAGGTGGTAGTAAGGATCAAGCCTTGAGGAGGGAGCCGAGGTCCTACAAGCGGAGCGGTTACCGGCACTCGCCTTTCGAGGACGAACTCACACCGACGGCCAGCGTTTCGAGTGACACCTCCGACCGGCAGAGGCTTGGTTCGGACCTTAAAGCCACCCCCGAGGAACTCCCGAGGGACACCAAGGACCCCTTGTCTGCCGATGGTTTTGTCTCCGAGGATAGCGGGAGggattcattttttaacggtGATCCAAGGTTCGACGATGAcgcttttaattttaaatctgaatTGGACGATTGCGTACCCGAACGCGCTACTACTTTACCACTCAAAAGTTCCCGCCAAATGAAGTGCTCCGCTGGCGGGAAAATCAAATCCGATATGCAGTACATAAAGAAATCCGAATCCGTTAATATATTTGTTCGCGAAAGCGATCCTTTCGacgatgatgatttttttaactga